The Pantoea phytobeneficialis genome has a segment encoding these proteins:
- the ybjG gene encoding undecaprenyl-diphosphate phosphatase, which produces MEEINRTLFLWINATPNSPEWLLSLATFIARDLIAIVPLLIVMLWLWGPREQVASQRTLVLKTGMALIYALSISWCISQLLPHPRPFVIGLGHQFLSHAADDSYPSDHGTTIFTFALAFICWHRLWSGVILLLTGIAIAWSRVYLGVHWPLDMLGGFLVGMLGCLASNLAWQLYGSRMLALTHQIYRALFALPIRKGWVRG; this is translated from the coding sequence ATGGAAGAGATCAACCGCACGCTGTTTTTATGGATTAACGCCACGCCGAATTCACCGGAATGGTTACTGAGCCTGGCCACTTTTATCGCACGCGACTTGATCGCCATTGTCCCGCTGCTGATCGTGATGCTGTGGCTATGGGGACCGCGTGAACAGGTGGCCTCACAGCGCACCCTGGTATTAAAAACCGGTATGGCGCTGATTTATGCCCTGAGTATCTCCTGGTGCATCAGTCAGTTGTTGCCGCATCCGCGCCCGTTTGTGATCGGACTGGGCCATCAGTTCCTGTCGCATGCCGCCGATGACTCCTACCCCAGCGATCATGGCACCACCATTTTCACTTTCGCGCTGGCGTTCATTTGCTGGCACCGTTTATGGTCGGGTGTGATTTTGTTGCTCACCGGCATCGCCATCGCGTGGTCACGCGTTTATCTTGGCGTGCACTGGCCGTTGGATATGCTGGGAGGATTTCTGGTGGGAATGCTCGGCTGCCTGGCCTCAAATCTCGCATGGCAACTCTACGGTTCACGCATGTTAGCGCTGACACATCAGATCTACCGCGCGCTGTTCGCACTGCCGATTCGTAAGGGATGGGTTCGCGGGTAA
- a CDS encoding phosphatase PAP2 family protein: MSLSSKLNNSTTRIRIQNPAIYPLSRRFYAINFILLAFLASVFLLWSRHESLDIAISQFWFDPLTQRFPWQHNRWLDLINHRLLKDAIIIGGVVMLLRGIQIRDGRRVLVALLLGLGPLVIGILKAHSAHSCPWDLAMFGGKAANFTLLSAVPENSGPGQCFPGGHASSGFAVMGLFFLWWPEKPRRALLALLAGIALGLLMGYGQVMRGAHFFSHNLWAGWWVWLTQMLIFAGVSFWVNKTRNRRA, translated from the coding sequence ATGTCGCTGTCATCAAAACTAAACAATTCAACAACCCGTATCAGGATTCAGAACCCGGCTATTTACCCGCTGTCACGTCGCTTTTACGCTATCAACTTTATTTTGCTGGCATTTTTAGCATCGGTTTTCCTGCTGTGGTCACGCCATGAAAGCCTTGATATCGCCATCAGTCAGTTTTGGTTTGATCCGCTAACCCAGCGTTTCCCGTGGCAACACAACCGCTGGCTGGATCTGATCAACCATCGCTTGCTGAAGGATGCAATCATCATTGGCGGTGTCGTGATGCTGTTGCGTGGCATTCAGATACGTGATGGCAGGCGGGTTCTGGTCGCGTTGCTGCTGGGCTTGGGACCCTTGGTGATCGGCATTCTGAAGGCACACAGCGCGCACTCCTGTCCCTGGGATCTGGCGATGTTCGGTGGTAAAGCCGCGAACTTTACCCTGCTGAGCGCAGTGCCTGAGAACAGCGGTCCCGGTCAATGCTTCCCGGGTGGTCATGCGTCGAGCGGGTTTGCGGTAATGGGGTTATTTTTCCTGTGGTGGCCAGAGAAGCCACGCCGTGCCCTGCTGGCGTTGCTGGCCGGTATTGCCCTCGGATTATTGATGGGATACGGCCAGGTAATGCGTGGCGCGCACTTCTTCTCCCACAATCTGTGGGCGGGATGGTGGGTATGGCTGACCCAGATGCTGATTTTTGCTGGCGTTTCTTTTTGGGTAAACAAGACGAGGAACAGAAGAGCGTAA